Proteins encoded within one genomic window of Natator depressus isolate rNatDep1 chromosome 1, rNatDep2.hap1, whole genome shotgun sequence:
- the LOC141977860 gene encoding olfactory receptor 52P1-like, whose amino-acid sequence MEAFNLTPFNPSAFILKGIPGLETAHIWISIPFSTFYIFGLLGNFTLLFVVGKEQTLHKPMYLLLCMLALTDIATSTSIMPKALCIFWFNLKSITLGGCLTQMFFLYVGSMMHSAVLMTMAFDRYVAICNPLRYATILTNARIAKLGLVCLMRAFLFVLPLPLLLSRQSFCANHIIPHTYCEHMAVAKMSCGDITINKMYGVVLVFVIIGLDLTLIALSYGLIIRAVLRIPSKKAHQKALNTCTAHVFVMLISYPTFLFSTLTHRFGQGIAPHVHIILANLYFLLLPTFNPIIYGVKTKELRDKVGKYTCIR is encoded by the coding sequence ATGGAAGCTTTCAATCTCACCCCCTTTAACCCCTCAGCATTCATCCTAAAaggcatccctggcctggaaactgcccacatctggatttccatccctttctctaCATTTTACATTTTTGGTCTTTTGGGAAATTTCACACTTCTGTttgttgtaggcaaagagcagaccctgcacaagccgatgtacctgctgctctgcatgctggcacTTACAGACATTGCCACATCTACTTCCATCATGCCAaaggcactgtgtatattttggttcaatttgaaaaGCATTACTTTGGgtggctgcctcacccagatgttcttccttTACGTGGGTTCTATGATGCACTCAGCTGTTCTTATGACAATGGCCTTTGATCGCTATGTTGCCATATGTAACCCCCTGAGATACGCCACCATCCTCACCAATGCACgaatagctaagctagggctaGTGTGTTTAATGAGAGCTTTTCTCTttgttctgcccctgcccctgcttctgAGCAGGCAGTCATTCTGTGCCAACCACATTATCCCCCATACGTACTGCGAGCACATGGCTGTGGCAAAGATGTCATGTGGGGACATTACAATCAACAAGATGTATGGCGTGGTGCTAGTGTTTGTAATCATTGGGTTAGATCTCACACTCATTGCCCTATCCTACGGACTGATAATTAGAGCTGTCCTCAGAATCCCTTCTAAGAAAGCCCACCAGAAAGCCCTGAACACCTGCACAGCCCACGTCTTTGTGATGCTGATTTCTTATCCTACCTTCCTCTTTTCCACTCTGACACATCGGTTTGGTCAGGGTATTGCTCCACATGTTCACATCATCTTGGCCAACCtctatttcctcctcctccccacattcaatcctatcatttatggggtcaaaaccaaagagcttcgtgACAAAGTGGGCAAATACACCTGTATAAGGTGA